The Catenulispora sp. EB89 genome includes a region encoding these proteins:
- a CDS encoding aerial mycelium formation protein: MGTQATRLDRVLVAARRPDAEVEALELAAIRRERGAALREETELSYLRRVLHGRIDIIDAELRRRAAGSPEPLVQSLAAILADDPPANARSPRHMEIVIVPDPDPGEYRSQMEERIDAVGPAIVLDLSDGQLADARLTLKAYEREVSEYRRIAQSVIDRFAAELARRYREGQATVDDLLNEEQKME; this comes from the coding sequence ATGGGCACCCAAGCCACCAGACTCGACCGCGTCCTCGTCGCCGCCCGCCGCCCGGACGCAGAGGTCGAGGCCCTCGAACTCGCCGCGATCCGCCGGGAGCGCGGTGCGGCGCTGCGCGAGGAGACCGAGCTCTCCTACCTGCGCCGGGTCCTGCACGGCCGCATCGACATAATCGACGCCGAGCTCCGCCGGCGCGCCGCCGGCTCTCCGGAGCCGCTGGTCCAGTCGCTGGCGGCGATCCTCGCCGACGATCCGCCGGCCAACGCGCGCTCGCCGCGGCACATGGAGATCGTCATCGTGCCCGATCCCGATCCGGGGGAGTACCGCTCACAGATGGAGGAGCGCATCGACGCGGTCGGCCCCGCGATCGTCCTGGATCTATCCGACGGGCAGCTGGCCGACGCGCGGCTGACGCTGAAGGCCTATGAGCGGGAAGTATCCGAGTACCGGCGCATCGCGCAGTCGGTGATCGACCGGTTCGCGGCGGAGCTGGCGCGCCGCTACCGTGAGGGGCAGGCAACCGTCGACGATCTGCTCAATGAGGAGCAGAAGATGGAGTAA
- a CDS encoding folate-binding protein YgfZ → MTSPLLTLPAAVPADPPDAGVAAHYGDPHGEQRRLSEEHRGFVDLSHRGVLRVAGPDRLTWLHSFTSQHLESLKPGVAVEALILSPQGRVEHALYLVDDGAATWFHVEPGTAPEVLAFLERMRFMMRVEPEDVTDRYALVLTTGPVPEGVLAREVELGHELFLPRERLADFAKDGGAGDPVGMWAYEALRIAAHRPRVGLETDDRTIPHEIDWIASDGHPGAVHLNKGCYRGQETVARVDNLGHPPRRLVFLHLDGTPERLPAHGTDVTTGDGRVVGQVTSAARHYELGHVALAVVKRTTPVEDQLLADGIPAAQEIVVAPDSGANRRPTFRAAR, encoded by the coding sequence ATGACGAGCCCCTTGCTGACCCTGCCCGCCGCCGTCCCGGCCGACCCGCCGGACGCCGGAGTCGCCGCGCACTACGGGGACCCGCACGGCGAGCAGCGGCGGCTCTCGGAGGAGCACCGCGGGTTCGTGGACCTGTCGCACCGCGGCGTGCTGCGGGTGGCCGGGCCGGACCGGCTGACCTGGCTGCACTCGTTCACCAGCCAGCACCTGGAGTCGCTGAAGCCGGGGGTGGCCGTCGAGGCGCTGATCCTGTCGCCCCAGGGCCGCGTCGAGCACGCGCTCTACCTGGTGGACGACGGCGCGGCGACGTGGTTCCACGTGGAACCGGGCACCGCGCCGGAGGTGCTGGCGTTCCTGGAGCGGATGCGCTTCATGATGCGCGTCGAGCCGGAGGACGTGACCGACCGCTACGCGCTGGTGCTCACGACCGGCCCGGTGCCCGAGGGCGTGCTGGCCCGCGAGGTGGAGCTCGGCCACGAGCTGTTCCTCCCCCGGGAGCGCCTCGCGGACTTCGCCAAGGACGGCGGCGCGGGAGACCCCGTGGGCATGTGGGCCTACGAAGCCCTCCGGATCGCCGCGCACCGGCCGCGTGTCGGCCTGGAGACCGACGACCGCACCATCCCGCACGAGATCGACTGGATCGCCTCCGACGGCCATCCGGGCGCGGTGCACCTGAACAAGGGCTGCTACCGCGGCCAGGAGACGGTCGCGCGGGTGGACAACCTCGGCCACCCGCCGCGCCGCCTGGTCTTCCTGCACCTGGACGGCACCCCCGAGCGGCTGCCCGCGCACGGCACCGACGTCACCACCGGCGACGGCCGGGTGGTCGGCCAGGTGACCTCCGCCGCGCGCCACTACGAGCTCGGCCACGTGGCGCTCGCGGTGGTGAAGCGCACCACACCGGTCGAGGACCAGCTGCTCGCCGACGGCATCCCGGCGGCGCAGGAGATCGTGGTGGCGCCCGATTCCGGCGCGAACCGGCGGCCGACGTTCCGCGCCGCGCGGTAA